A part of Phoenix dactylifera cultivar Barhee BC4 unplaced genomic scaffold, palm_55x_up_171113_PBpolish2nd_filt_p 000268F, whole genome shotgun sequence genomic DNA contains:
- the LOC120105372 gene encoding uncharacterized protein LOC120105372 has product MDDELLHALRNVIYKMEPDPEVAALCIEETKLFREGSHSFGQRPAVVSKTTMNPAEWWIHFGGSAKNLKRIAIRILSQTVSSTGCERNWSTFGLIHSKQRNRLTQKRLNDLVYVHYNLRLRLKCIQEEVELKYADPIYRTFTDDDDNPMLDWLAAQQQEPELDEPGSPRRPASIIATKAMVDPQQWAERNIPRTPTADMSG; this is encoded by the exons atggatgatgaacttcttcatgctctgcgtaatgttatttataagatggagcctgatccagaagTCGCCGCGTTATGTATAGAAGAG accaaattatttagagagggtAGCCACAGCTTTGGACAGCGACCAGCTGTCGTGAGCAAGACAACTATGAATCCAG ctgaatggtggattcattttggcggatccgcaaaaaatcttaagcggatagctatccggattCTCTCCCAAACGGTCTCCTCGACTGGCTGTGAGCGCAACTGGTCCACCTTCGGCCTCATCCACAGCAAACAAAGGAACCGTTTGACacaaaagcgcctcaacgacttagtttatgtgcactacaatctacggttgaggctaaaatgcattcaagaggaagtggagctcaagtatgcaGATCCCATCTATAGGACTTTtacagatgatgatgataatcctATGCTCGACTGGCTTGCGGCccagcagcaggagcccgagcttgaTGAGCCGGGATCGCCTCGACGACCAGCCAGTATCATAGCCACCAAGGCTATGGTCGATCCACagcaatgggctgagcgcaaCATTCCACGCACTCCTACAGCTGATATGAGTGGCTAG